DNA sequence from the Malus domestica chromosome 06, GDT2T_hap1 genome:
ATatggctaatattttgtaaggatgatctatgatgtgtaacttgaaaaatagatggttcgaatcattgaagttcgatgtggtgtGACTCGCAACTAATCTCCATTTTTTTAGAATGAGGATCATTTCCCTCAAAGGCCTCctacacgcacacacacacgcacacgcaCACGCACTCGCATGCACACACACAGAGGCCCGGCCCTGAGAAATTGGAGGCCCTAGGCGAGCCTTCAAATGGGGGCTCTAAAGTTCTTTGACACCCGACTTGTTGTACATTTATATGTATAAGAAAAGGTTTCGCTAAATacatgaaaattttcatttctacataaaaaatcattaaaattcatatccaaagaagaaagatatgcaaacattacttaaatattacacGTCTCGGGTTTTTAGACGCAAATGTACTAATTAAGTTTACGTAATCTAACTTTTCAACCAATTCTTTTTCAATTGACAAAATAGCTAACCCATTCAATCTTTCTTGTGACATAGTTGATCGAAGATACGATTtgatcaactttaattttgagaaACTTCTTTCTGCAGAGGCAACTGTAACTCGTATGGTTAACAAAATACGATaagcaacccatgcattcgggAAACAACCATCCATTTGTCTTGTATATTTCAGCACTTCCATTGCCCGATTTATTTCCTTCGGCAAAGTTTCTCTCAAGATTCTTAGCTTTATAAATAAGTCCTTTCCATCAATATCAGAATGCTCACCATGTTTCAGAAATCCTTCAAGATTGATACAAAAACTCTTCAAGCTATCATTGTCTACATCTTTTAACTTCTTCAAATtaaacaaaagcccaaaagtTTCTTCGTATTTCTGAAATTGTTCAAACCTGATATAAAGTGTAGTTCGAGCTTGATCAACTATATAAATGAAGTAATTAACTCTAAAAGCTTCAATTGCTGATTGTGTTGCCACTTCACTGGCACTTTCATTAAACTGTTTCTTTCTTTGAATGATGCGTTTCTCACTAAAAACAATCTCAATCTCCATCTCACTTGCTATTTTCTTAACTTCATTCATTGCCTCTTCAAATCCAGTTTCTCTATACCGATCAAGAACAGATATAAGCCCTTTCAATTGATCAATAGCAACATCAATATGCATGTCTTATTTTTGAAGAGTTTTGCTAACAGTATTAATAGCAAACAacaattcatgccaaataatcATACCTAACAAGAACTCAAAATTCTCCAGCTCATGGATTGCTAGGGATTTGGCTTCACTCTTTGACTTATGATCTTCACTAGTATTTGCCAAGTGAATCAAAGCATCTCTTATCTGTTGAGCACTTTCTCTTATGGGTTTAACACTTTCAATATGACTTTCCCAACGAGTTTGTGACAATGGTTTGAGGGTGTGACTTCCTTGCACATGATCTGTAAAAACTTTCCATCGCTTTGTTGAGGATGAGAATAATGTATATATACGTTGTACCACTCCAAAAAAAGACATAGCTTTAGGACAACAGTTGACCATATCACAAAGTGCAAGATTAAGGCTATGACAGCCACATGGAGTGTAGAATGCTCTAGGATTTGTTTCAAGTACTCTGCTTTGCACGCCTTTATTTTTGCCTTTCATATTTGAACCATTGTCATAACTTTGTCCCCTTATTTCATCAACATCAAGTTCAAGAGTGCTCAATGCACCTAAAAGCACATCAAATAGTGCACGCTCTGTTGAGTCATGTACATTTAGAAATTCCAAGAATTCTTCAACCTTTATTGGAGTTTTTGTAACATCCACACACCTTATTATAAGAGACATTTGATCTTCGTGACTGGCATCTAGAGTGCAATCAAGTATCACTGAAAAATACTTTACTTCTTTGATTCTTGCTATGATTTCACTTTTGACCTCACTTGCCAACAGTTGTATCAATtcattttgagtcttgtgaccAAGATAATGGTAATGAGTCTCATGTGTATCAATACGCCGAATGTGCTCTTGCATTGTAGGATCAAATTCAACAatcatttcaatcacatttaaaaaaattccATTATTCTCTTCATACAGCTTCTCATTGTCTCCACAAAATGCCAAAGTAACTTTTGCAAGTCTTTTCACAACAGCAATTATCCTCCGTAACACTTGTCTCCAATGTTCTTTCTTTTTGCTGATTTGTTGCTGCACACTTGCATCAATTGTTTTACATTTTTGCAATCTTCTTTCCAATTAAATCCATTCATTCATGTAGTGAATGTGTTCCTTGCTAGTTTCATGAGTTGTAAGTCTGTGACTAATATTCTTCCAATCTTTAAAACCCTCATTATCCAAGTAAGTCTTGATTCCAATTTGCTTGAATAACttgcaacaaaaacaaaatactgTATCCAAAGAACATGAGTACACTAGCCACTTCCTATCTTGCGTCTCCCCATTAGGCAATTTTCTAATGTAATGTACAGAAGAAAAATACCTATCTGAATTATCTTTTGGAAATGCAACATCATCAACTCTTTTTGGACCTCTTTCCACTAACATGCCCCTAAGATTTTGATCAATCTTATCCCAATTCCCTGGATCATCAATATTCAAAGGAAAGACAATTTCATTATCTTTACCATTCTCATTAGCTTGATCATGTTCTTCAATGTCAGTCTCAATCAAAGGTTCATCTTCTTACTATTTACTACGTACCATCGTCAGATATAGGCTCACATTGCTCATCTTGCTCTTCGTTATTAGTCTTAATCATGAATTCATCTTTTTTCCCCATTATTGTCATGATTCCCTTGTTCCTCATTCACTGAACTGTCATCTTGTTTCTTGAAAAACTTACTAAGAGATCCAGCCTGAGACTTTATTAAtgcttcttccttttccttatttcttcttttttgagACCCGAGAGATACTTTATGTTTCTGTTAGTGGGCTTACTATTTCTAATAGGAGGCATGATAATCAACTCTTTTTCAATTAGGAAATCACAACCCCACaatcaataatcaactcaaTATTTTGTAAACAACAAATTGACTGAGAAACAaactaaaattcaaatttcaccCACTACCCAACACAAAAGTTTGATACAAATGACACAACACAAAACGAGGTGCATAAGAAATACAGTAAAATTCAATATCGAAACTTTGAATTATCTTGAACCAAAACTAGTTAGGAAGCAAAAGTAACCAACCTTGTTAAGTGCATCCATAATCCAATTATCATCTTGAAGGGATTTAACCACTTTGTTACGTGCATCCACAAATTCGAATTTTATAACTACAATATAGACACTTGACAAGTGAATACTCTGATTTCGCATAAACAATAagcattaaaataaaaatcttaaaccctagaaaaatcgaaaatcctaattatatttacaaacactcacaaattaaattatagaaaaaaaaaggcataaGAGAAGAGAAGCATTGATCAGTGAGGTTACCTATCCTCCGCAAGTGGGAAAGAACTGAAGCTCTGCAAAGAAAATGGTTGAATTGTTGCTGAAGCTCTGCACCCCACCCAAGACACTTTGTACACCAAGTTTCAACTTTCAAGACTATTATATGATTTTAtacttaaatattttattaaattcaaactctaaaaatatatatatatattattatatatatatacacgtacTTAAGAAATATTTTAGGCCTTCCGGCCCTTTCCGAGGCCAAAAGTTGCACACCaagttccaaattttttttattttttataatttcatatttagatattttactcaaactacaatatatatatatatatatatataattgttattggcattccaAAATTCTAGTGGAGTACgttccaaattttctatatttggaaaaaaaaatatacttgtaaAAAGTGTATGACGAGATTTTTAAAGTGTCAATaacacttatatatatatatatttggggcCCCCCCCCCGAAGTGGGGGCCCTAAGCGCCCGCCTAATCATGCTACTCCCAGGACCggcactgcacacacacacgtacatgcatgcacacacacacacacgcacgcaAGCATGCACGCATGTACACACGCACGCACgcacatgcacacacacacacgcacacacacacacaccaaatggggcacacacacacacacaaaccaaATGgggcacacacgcacacacacacacacaccaaatgGGGCGGAACTAGTGAGACTAAAGATTTGATGTGATGTGCTGGATAGCCAGGATTGAACAAACCATGAAACCAACTATTATAAATGAATAAGAAAAactaaagggtaaattacatagtaacccctcaagtttaaggtctattacaatctcatacaacatctttaaaacatttcactttcatacgtcaagtactattttatttcaaaataatacctctgttacattttccatccattgatctgttaagtgttgatgtggctgccacatttatgccatgtggctgccaaatATGCGCCAcgtggtaaattttttttttttaaaccttaattttctaaaaaaaaaaaaaactgaaactcGCAACCCCGCACCCCCTAAGCAAACCCAGAAACCCCCTACCCCATAACAAACCTAGAAACCCGCAACCCCCCTATGCATTTCTCTGTTGTTTCCCGTCTTCTCCCTCCGTTGCCGATCAAATCCAATGATCCAAACCCCCCAACTTTTCTCTCCGCACCCCAAAACCCACTTTTCCCACCCCCCCCCTAAAACCCTCAATCCACACCCACAAATTCCTAAATGGACCATCGCCGGCCTCCCTTCACAGTCAGCGACCCTCGCCTGTTTTTTTTTCTGCGGTTCCCACCTCACCGGCTCGTTGTGCGATTCCCGCCTCAACTGGCTCCAGTGCGACCCCTGCTCCTATTGCTACCAGCAATCTGACCCGGTTTTCAACCCGACCGGATCTTGCAGGAGTTGCAAAGCTTAGAGGGAGGAGACGGAGTGGATGAAGGTCGAGGAAGATGGGTTGCAGATGAGTTCGCAATGGCAGGTAGACTCTCTAACTGCAATCATATACAAACCCACATAAGTACCAATAAGATGAATTTTACCTTAACCTATTGCTCAAAACATCAAATCAAACCCTAAATGTCCAATATCGAATCCATTCAAACCCACAATTAAAGAGAACAGCGACAAAAACCCTCGCAAAATTATTACCTTCTTCTTGAGATTTGATGGCTGGAGATATGGCGCGAATTGTTGGGCTTGAAAGCCTTCGCGACGCTTCTTCAGCAAGCTCTCTTCTCCTTTGTTCTTCCGGATCTCCACCATGTTGTCCTCTCTTCTGCGACGACCCTCATCGGCGTCTACCGCCACCTTGTAGTTGTTCAGACGAACCTCGGTCCTCGTGCTCGGCCTTAGCGACATGTCGTATGATTTGAGTACATCTAAGGAAGATTGATCGTGATCCCAATGGGTAGGAGACAGAGAAGGAAAGCAAcaaaaaaaccctagaaattggaCTTCTCTGAGTATTCGAAAGAGAAAGAACgactgaggaagagagagaagggtttcTATATGCCTTAATCGGGAAAaatataggttttttttttaagaagattcaattttttttgccacgtggcacacaggtggcagccacgtcagcacttaacagatcaatggatggaaaatgtaacagaggtactatattgaaataaaatagtaagtgaggtatgaaagtgaaatgttttaaagatgttgtatgaggttgtaatagaccttaaacctgaggggttactatgtaatttaccaaaAACTAAATGAATGAGTCATATGTGTTTACCTTGAATTTAAGATATTcgatgtgtttgtaccatacttgaccaatcccgaaatgtCAAGGatccaaaagagtttccctcccactaggaggccaatcacagcgtgacacgtgtcgacatcagaagccaatcatagcgcgacacgtgtcaacatcagaagccaatcataacacgacacgtgtcaatgtcagaatgaaactagaaactctcttctataaatagagatcattctctcacaatatttcctaatgtcatttgtactaaatcattcacttgtactcactaaatgagagcttgaacctatgtacttgtgtaaacccttcacaattaataagaactcctctactccgtggacgtagccaatctaggtgaaccacgtacatcttgtgtttgcttccctacctctatccatttacatacttatccacactaatgactggagcaatctagcgaaggtcacaaacttaacactttctattgtaccaatgTCCCCattgattttatgcatcaacatttggcgccgtctgtgggaacgacacttattcccactctcttcagctttgccaagctggtttccaccattcgtacactcttttttgaccaggcatccctctcccacatggggagcgaaggaagctataacacacagaatgacacctctCTTACACCTAGTGTGAAGGaatgaaagaatgaaggaaaaagggttgctcttcaagctaaagtcaatgagctaaaagctcagaacaacaagatagcaaagaaaaataaggtcttccaggagcagtatgagaagctctttgagaccctccacgaaactaggcgtactcaaacatgcgagctcgttgcccctatggacatcaaccatcatttggATGCCCCGCAACATGGAtggtcacctcccttcgacatcagtatccttgatgaggagcgagctaatcattaaaacattgatcaaaatgaagcttctctcaacccagatgtttgacccgaagtagaagaagtggaagaagacacctccttgcagaaaggttggaaggatcgaaagccgtttatcgtgactgccgagactttctaaagcaacgtcgagagaatcccctccacatatgctcgaagatcaatgacccaagggtttttgaaagactcggtcccctcctatgatccaggccagctgccaatctagggaagaaacgacaggtcccagaggaacatgaaggtacaggggactctgaggtattccgacagattCATCCTAGAAGTAAGTACGACacgtccaagaaaaaaccacacgtcct
Encoded proteins:
- the LOC139196736 gene encoding uncharacterized protein codes for the protein MHIDVAIDQLKGLISVLDRYRETGFEEAMNEVKKIASEMEIEIVFSEKRIIQRKKQFNESASEVATQSAIEAFRVNYFIYIVDQARTTLYIRFEQFQKYEETFGLLFNLKKLKDVDNDSLKSFCINLEGFLKHGEHSDIDGKDLFIKLRILRETLPKEINRAMEVLKYTRQMDGCFPNAWVAYRILLTIRVTVASAERSFSKLKLIKSYLRSTMSQERLNGLAILSIEKELVEKLDYVNLISTFASKNPRRVIFK
- the LOC114825575 gene encoding LOW QUALITY PROTEIN: uncharacterized protein (The sequence of the model RefSeq protein was modified relative to this genomic sequence to represent the inferred CDS: substituted 1 base at 1 genomic stop codon); the encoded protein is MGKKDEFMIKTNNEEQDEQCEPISDDGNWDKIDQNLRGMLVERGPKRVDDVAFPKDNSDRYFSSVHYIRKLPNGETQDRKWLVYSCSLDTVFCFCCKLFKQIGIKTYLDNEGFKDWKNISHRLTTHETSKEHIHYMNEWIXLERRLQKCKTIDASVQQQISKKKEHWRQVLRRIIAVVKRLAKVTLAFCGDNEKLYEENNGIFLNVIEMIVEFDPTMQEHIRRIDTHETHYHYLGHKTQNELIQLLASEVKSEIIARIKEVKYFSVILDCTLDASHEDQMSLIIRCVDVTKTPIKVEEFLEFLNVHDSTERALFDVLLGALSTLELDVDEIRGQSYDNGSNMKGKNKGVQSRVLETNPRAFYTPCGCHSLNLALCDMVNCCPKAMSFFGVVQRIYTLFSSSTKRWKVFTDHVQGSHTLKPLSQTRWESHIESVKPIRESAQQIRDALIHLANTSEDHKSKSEAKSLAIHELENFEFLLGMIIWHELLFAINTVSKTLQK